From a region of the Sminthopsis crassicaudata isolate SCR6 chromosome 6, ASM4859323v1, whole genome shotgun sequence genome:
- the SPDYC gene encoding speedy protein C: protein MINLMNRGLAPAAALPVVSSWLKPPVWAGSGHPAFRQQQQVQAFLNLLEDSYLQQFFATDLCFQISDKYLLAMALIYFQRAGLQLSEYTHNNLFLALFLANDMEEDREDPKYEILPWALGRGWRKLVPSFLRQRDQLWARMGYRAVVSRHCCEEVMAKEPSHWAWTRERAAHHGGARRGFPQGDQNGSTVMSHVSNLSPLGCSVCGCWVQWDHSPFPPKWPSPKQNSLKPRSPQQQPPKQPPPTQSFPHFSLAPWPRNFFLILPPMLQLGPGTYTLQIMPELAAAVSSASWQSVG, encoded by the exons ATGATAAACCTGATGAACCGAGGCCTGGCCCCTGCTGCCGCCCTTCCTGTGGTCAGCAGCTGGCTGAAGCCGCCGGTGTGGGCCGGCTCCGGGCACCCCGCCTTCCGCCAGCAGCAGCAGGTGCAGGCCTTCCTTAACCTTCTCG AGGACAGCTACCTGCAGCAATTTTTTGCTACCGATTTGTGCTTTCAAATCTCGGATAAG TATCTCCTGGCAATGGCCCTGATTTATTTCCAGAGAGCTGGCCTGCAGCTCAGTGAATATACCCACAACAACCTCTTCTTAGCCTT GTTTCTAGCTAATGACatggaggaagacagagaggacCCCAAATATGAGATTTTGCCGTGGGCGCTGGGCCGGGGTTGGCGGAAGCTTGTACCCAGCTTCCTCCGTCAGAGGGACCAGCTGTGGGCACGGATGGGCTACCGGGCAGTTGTGAGCCGCCACTGCTGTGAGGAG GTCATGGCAAAGGAACCGTCCCACTGGGCCTGGACCAGGGAAAGGGCTGCCCACCATGGGGGGGCTCGTCGAGGCTTCCCCCAGGGGGATCAGAACGGTTCCACGGTCATGTCCCACGTCTCCAATCTCTCTCCGCTGGGCTGCTCCGTGTGTGGCTGCTGGGTCCAGTGGGACCATTCTCCATTTCCTCCCAAATGGCCTTCCCCCAAACAGAACTCCCTGAAACCGCGGTCCCCCCAGCAGCAGCCCCCCAAACAGCCTCCTCCCACTCAGTCCTTTCCACACTTTTCCTTGGCCCCTTGGCCTAGGAACTTTTTCCTCATTCTCCCACCAATGCTGCAGCTGGGACCTGGAACCTACACTTTGCAGA TCATGCCAGAGCTGGCTGCTGCGGTCTCCTCTGCTTCCTGGCAGTCAGTAGGATAA